Within the Streptomyces sp. NBC_00554 genome, the region GGAGAAGTTCGCCACCTTGGACACCACGAGGACGGAGATCTCACCCTCACGGAAGGCGCCGAACAGCTTCTCGCGCTGCGCGTTGCTCGTCTCGCCCTTGATGACGGGCGCGTTCAAGTGCTCGCCCAGCTCGTCGAGTTGGTCGATGTACTGGCCGATCACCAGGATCTGCTGCCCCGCGAACCGCCGTACCAGCGCCTCCGTCACCTTCCGCTTGGTCGCGGTCGTCGCACAGAAGCGGTACTTCTCCTCGGTCTCGGCGGTGGCGTAGGCCAGCCGCTCGGTCTCGGTGAGATTGACGCGGACCTCGACACAGTCGGCGGGCGCGATGTACCCCTGCGCCTCGATCTCCTTCCAGGGCGCGTCGAACCGCTTCGGCCCGATGAGGGAGAACACGTCCGACTCGCGCCCGTCCTCGCGTACGAGGGTGGCCGTCAGACCGAGACGGCGGCGCGCCTGGAGGTCGGCGGTGAACTTGAAGACGGGAGCCGGCAGCAGGTGCACCTCGTCGTAGAGGATGAGTCCCCAGTCGCGGGAGTCGAAGAGCTCCAGGTGCGGGTAGATGCCCTTCCGCTTCGTCGTCAGCACCTGGTACGTCGCGATGGTGACGGGGCGGATCTCCTTGCGCGTACCGCTGTACTCGCCGATCTCCTCCTCGGTCAGCGACGTCCGCTTCACCAGCTCGTGCTTCCACTGCCGGGCGGAGACGGTGTTCGTCACGAGGATGAGGGTGGTGGCCTTCGCCTCGGCCATGGCACCGGCGCCGACCAGGGTCTTGCCGGCCCCGCAGGGGAGTACGACGACCCCGCTGCCGCCGTGCCAGAAGTTCTCCACGGCCTGCCGCTGGTAGGGCCGCAGCGCCCAGCCGGTCTCGTCAAGGTCGATCGCGTGCGCCTCGCCGTCGACGTACCCGGCGAGGTCCTCGGCCGGCCAGCCCAGCTTCAGCAGCGTCTGCTTGATCTGCCCGCGCTCGGAGGGGTGCACGAGGACCGTGTCCGGGTCGATCCGGGCGCCGACCAGCGGCGCGACCCGCTTCGACCGCAGGATCTCCTCGAGGATCGGCCGGTCGGTGGTGGTGAGCACCAGACCGTGCGTGGGGTGCTTGCTGAGGGTGAGCCGCCCGTAGCGGTCCATGGTCTCCGCGATGTCCACCAGCAGCGCGTGCGGCACGGGATAGCGGCTGAACTCGACGAGCGCGTCCACGACCTGCTCGGCGTCGTGCCCGGCCGCCCGCGCGTTCCACAGCCCGAGCGGTGTCACCCGGTAGGTGTGGATGTGCTCGGGCGCCCGCTCCAGCTCGGCGAACGGCGCGATGGCCCGACGGCAGGCGTCGGCCTTCTCGTGGTCGACTTCGAGCAGGAGTGTTTTGTCGCTCTGGACGATGAGAGGTCCGTTCACGCCCGTACCTTTCTGCGCGGCGGCACCCATGCGCGGGTGCTTGGCCAAACGTCCAGTGTGCATCACCGGCGGACGATCGCGGCGGGGCGCAGCTCACAGTGGACGGACCCCGCGTGCAACCCCGGACCCCCGACAACTGTCTTGACCGGCGGAAGCGGCGCAGGCGCGCGGCGCGGTGAGGAGCTCGCGGTGATGTCGGTACGCAGGTGGGGGGCGGGCCTGGGAGCCACGGCGGTGCTGGTGGCGACGGGCGCGTGGGTGCTGTGGCCGAAGGACGTCGACGCCCGCCTGTGGGGCGAGGTACGGCCGGTGATCGAGGCCCGGCTCGCGGCCGACTCGCGGGGCAGCGGGTACGGAGAGACGGTGCCCGGTCTCAGAGCGCGCTGGTTCTGCCGGGCGGAGGCCGTGGACCTCCAGGAGCGCGACGGCCTCGTACGGGCGGGTGTCACCACGCTGTGCATGGAGTACGGGGAGCGCGGCGGCGCCCTGGTGGAGTGCGGCGGTTCCAAATACCCGCAGGTGGTGCGGCTGAAGCGGGAGACGGACGGCGGCTACCGAGTCGTATCGCGGGAGGAACCGCCGGACGGCGCGGGCTACGCGGAGTGGGAGAAGGACCACTTCGGCTTCTTCACCGAATCCGAACTCGACGGCGCCATGTCGGACACGTCCCTGAAAGCCGCTGCCCGCGCCCACTTCGGCCTCCCCGCGGACGCCCGGGTCACGGACTGCTGACCGATCCCGCCGGTCAGCCGGCGTCCTCCGCGAGCTCCGCGACCCCCGTCACCCGGTGCAGCGGATACGTCCGGACCTCGTCCGCCGTGTGGTCGTACGCCGTGACGAAGCCGCCCTCGACGCGGATCGGGGCGATGACGCGCTGGGTGGCGGAGCCCTCGGCGTTGACGTAGCCGATCCAGAGGGCCTCGCCGGTGAGGACGGCGGCCTGCACGGTGGCGAGGGTCTCGGCGGGGCTGGTGCGGGGCAGGTCGGCGCTGCCGGGCAGATCGGCGGCGTTGGGCTTGCGGGGCGTCGTGGAGGCCAGGTCGCCGGCGCGGATGGCGCGCACCGCGGCGCCGAGGAGGGTGGCGTCGGGGACCGGCGGGCCGTCCGGGACGGGCGCGGGCGCCGTTCGCGGCGGGGTGCGGTGGGCGTGCGCGCGGGTGATCAGGACGTCGCCCTCCGCGGACTCGGCGGCGGGCGCGAAACCCATCGCGCGCAGCCCTTCGAGGAGGGCCGCCGGCTCGGCCTGCGCGGCGAGCACGGTGGGCGCGAGGCGTCTCAGGCGCAGCCCCTGCGACCGCTTGTCGGCGAGGATCTCGTTCAGCATCGAGTCGTCGTCGCACCGCACGTACGCCGACGCCGAGCCGATCCGCAGATGGCCGTGCCTGCGCGCCACGTCGTCGATCAGATACGTGAGCGGCTGCGGGACGGGCGTCCGCGAGTGCGCGGCGAGGAACGCGTGCAGATCGGACGCCGACCGGCCCGCGTCCAGCGCCCGCCGCACCGACCCCGGCGTGAAGCGGTACACCGTCGCCCCGCCCTTCGACTCGACGTCCGCGAGGACGCCGAGCGTGTCGGCGAGCGGGCGGTCCAGCGGGCCCGGCGCGACCGCGGTCAGGTCCGCCTGGAGGAGGACGTGGTCCAGGGGCTCGGGCAGGAGCGGGGCGAGGAGCCGGGCCGCCCGGGCGCCGGCCGCGGCCTGCTCGGCCGGCGAGCGGGCGGACTCGGGGGCCGGGTGCGGGCGCTTGTGGACGGGGAGCTTGTCGCCGGGCCCTGCGGGCTCCGCGTCCTGGGGAGTCGCCGGTGGCAAGCCAAGGAGCGCCCGCCCCTGCGCCGACAGCGCCCCCCGGCCCGTCACGCCCAGCGACTCCGCCTCGGACAGGGTCCATCGGGCGAGCCGGGTGCGCAGGTCGTCCGTCGACTGGGGGCTTCGCAGGGGGCGCTCCCACTGGAGGCGGGCGAGGACGGAGGCCTGGGTGGGGGAGGCGCCTTCGGGGAGGGCGGCCAGGAGGGCGAGGACGCGGTGGCGGACCTCGACGGCCGCGGAGCGGTCCAGGCCCGGGCCGAGCGCCGACAACGTACGGTCCTTCGCGTCCCGCCCGCCGACCAGGCCCGGCGTACGGGTCGACGCCAGCCACGCCGAGGCGAGCCCGACCCAGCGCTCGGCGGCCGGCAGCTCGAGCCACTCGTCGTATTTGGGCGTCGCCGCGTACCGCTCCTCCGCCACCCCGTCCGACGCCAACAGGCCCGCCGCATAGGCGAGTTCGACCCAGAACGCGGCCACCGGCTCCGACACGTCCAGCGCCACCGCCGTCCGCTTCAGATCCCGCACACTCAGCCCGCCCGCGCGCAGCACGGCCGGACCGCCCTCGTGCCAGTCCTTCAGCAGCTCCTCGACGGTGGCGAGGGCCGTGTACGCCTGGCCCGCCGCCGTGCTGTCCACAACCTGTGGACGGTGCGTCGCCGCGGGCTCGACGGACGGCCCCACTGGCTCCGTGACCCGGTGCGCGCGGCCCGCCCGCAGGTGCAGGGCCACCTCCCGGGGCAGTACGACCGTGCCGGGCGCCGTCGGCAGCAGCAGCCCCCGCGCGATCAGCCAGCGCAGATGGCGGGCCGGGTCGGCGGTCACCTGCCCGTACGGCGGCCCCCACACCAGCCGGGACAGTACGTCCACCGACTCGGCCGGGGCCTCGTCGAGGAGCGCCGACATCCTGGCGCGATCCGTGAACAGGCCGGTCAGCGACGCCACCGCCGACACGGAGTCATGGGTGCTCGGCAGCCCGGCCGCGGTCACGATCTCCTGGATCCGGCCCGGCGACATGCCCGCCGTGGCCTCCGCGACCGTCGGGCCAAGACCCGTCGGGGACGGGTGCTGCGGGGACGGCGCGAGCAGCTCACGGGCCGTGCGGACGAGCCGCAGCCGGTCGTCGGGCCCCCAGACGAGGGCCTGCTCGCGGAGCGTGCCGAGGGCCCGCGGGAAGGCCTGGTTGACCGCCGGGTCACGGTCGTCGCCCGCCAGCAGGGCGAGCAGTTCGTCGTACGCCGCCGGTTCGGGCGCCACGGCCAGCGCCTCCGCCGTCTGCAGCGCGAACCGGTCCAGACGCTCCAGGGCGCGGACGACCGAGGCGCGGGTGCCCGCCCGGGTCGCCAGCTGCGTGAGGTCCGTGGGGACGGGGGTGATCAGGTCCGGGCGGCTACGGAGGAGGGCGGACAGCGAGGCGTCGTCGCGTGCGCGGAGGGCTTCCGCCAGCGAACGCGGAGCGTTCCCCGCGGGGGCGGGGTCCGTGGTGGTGTGCTCCTCGGTGCTCATCCGGCCAACGGTAGCGGGTTTCACCTGCTGTGCCCCTGACCTCCCCGGCCCGGGGCTCCGGTCCGGACCCCGTTCCCCGCGCGCCGGAAGGGCCCGATCGCTCGGGAGCGGCGGGTATGCAAAACCCGGTACCGTCGTGACCACGAGGTATCCAACGCGCGCCCCTCGGAGGGGACTTCGTGGGAATTGAGAGCGACCAGCTCGTCTTCGACTATCTGAGCCGGGTCGGAGACCTGGCCCAGCAGCGCCAGGTGCCGTCCGCCACGCGCATGCGGCTCGTGTCGGAACTGCGCAACGAGATCGACCGCCGCCGGGCGAAGGCCGCCGCCGACAGCCCCGCCGCCGTCCGCCGCATCCTCGACCGCCTCGGCACCCCCGACGAGATCGTCGCCGCCGCGGGTGCGGGCACCCCGGGGGAGGCCGCCGGGACGGGTTCCTGGGCCGCCGTCCCCACCCAGCGGCACGCCGACGAACCGGCGCCCCGCCCCAAGGGCCTGCGCCGCGTCGTGCCCCGGCCGCGGCCCGCGGAGTCCGGTCCCGCCCCGGCGTTCGACGACGACGTTCCCGCGCCGCCGCATCTCGCGAGCGCGCAGGAGCTGGGGGACAGCGCGACTCAGCCGGACTGGTGGCGGGTGGGGAGTACTCCGCTCGGGCTCGGGGAGAGCGTGCCGGGGTTCGTGGGCGGGGTGGAGATTCCCGAAATACTGAAGCCTCCGCCAGTGGAGAAGGACGAGGTGGCCGCCAAGGAAGCGGTGCCCGAGGTCGAGGTCGAGGACGAGGCTGAAGTCCGGGCTCCGCGCCGTCGTCTCCTGCGACTCCCGCGCCTCGGCGGGTGGAGCAACCCCCTCCTCCTGCTCGCCGCCGCGCTCCTCGTCGCGGGAGCCGTCCTCGGCAACTGGTTCGCCCTCGTCCTCGGCTGGCTCATCGCCTACGCCTCGCGTCGGCTGACCCCCGCCGAGTCGAAGGGCGCCGTCCTCGTGCTGCCCGGCCTTGCGGCCACGGCCGGCATCGTCTGGCTGTGGGGGCGGATGAACGACCGCTGGGGCGAGCCGATCGCCGAGGGCCACATGAACGAGGCGATCGGGGAGACGTGGCCGTGGGTTGTGCGGGGGGCGGCGGTGGGGTCGGCGGTTTATTTGGCCTGGCGGTCGCAGCGGCGGGGGTGACGGGGGTGGTTTTTCGCCCCCTCCGCCCCTACCCGTCCCTTGTTCCTGGGGCTCCGCCCCAGACCCCGCTCCTCAAACGCCGGAGGGGCTGGATTGTGCCGGGCGGGGCTGAAATCTTTCGCCCCGGCCGGGGGAGATCTTTTAGCCCGTCCGGCGTTTGAGGACGAGCGCGTCAGCGCGATACGGGGGTCTGGGGGCGGAGCCCCCAGGAAGCAAGGGACGGGTAGGGGCGGAGGGGGCGAAAAACCCACCCCCCACCCCCCTCGGCACAATGACCCACATGACACCGCGCCCCCTCACCCCCCTCACCATCGGCTTCGACCTCGACATGACCCTGATCGACTCCCGGCCCGGGATCCACGCCTGCTACCAGGCGCTTTCGGCGAGGACGGGTACGTACATCGACTGCGACCTGGTGGTGACGCG harbors:
- a CDS encoding DNA repair helicase XPB: MNGPLIVQSDKTLLLEVDHEKADACRRAIAPFAELERAPEHIHTYRVTPLGLWNARAAGHDAEQVVDALVEFSRYPVPHALLVDIAETMDRYGRLTLSKHPTHGLVLTTTDRPILEEILRSKRVAPLVGARIDPDTVLVHPSERGQIKQTLLKLGWPAEDLAGYVDGEAHAIDLDETGWALRPYQRQAVENFWHGGSGVVVLPCGAGKTLVGAGAMAEAKATTLILVTNTVSARQWKHELVKRTSLTEEEIGEYSGTRKEIRPVTIATYQVLTTKRKGIYPHLELFDSRDWGLILYDEVHLLPAPVFKFTADLQARRRLGLTATLVREDGRESDVFSLIGPKRFDAPWKEIEAQGYIAPADCVEVRVNLTETERLAYATAETEEKYRFCATTATKRKVTEALVRRFAGQQILVIGQYIDQLDELGEHLNAPVIKGETSNAQREKLFGAFREGEISVLVVSKVANFSIDLPEATVAIQVSGTFGSRQEEAQRLGRVLRPKADGHQAHFYSVVARDTIDQDFAAHRQRFLAEQGYAYRIMDADELLAADKDG
- a CDS encoding helicase-associated domain-containing protein, with translation MSTEEHTTTDPAPAGNAPRSLAEALRARDDASLSALLRSRPDLITPVPTDLTQLATRAGTRASVVRALERLDRFALQTAEALAVAPEPAAYDELLALLAGDDRDPAVNQAFPRALGTLREQALVWGPDDRLRLVRTARELLAPSPQHPSPTGLGPTVAEATAGMSPGRIQEIVTAAGLPSTHDSVSAVASLTGLFTDRARMSALLDEAPAESVDVLSRLVWGPPYGQVTADPARHLRWLIARGLLLPTAPGTVVLPREVALHLRAGRAHRVTEPVGPSVEPAATHRPQVVDSTAAGQAYTALATVEELLKDWHEGGPAVLRAGGLSVRDLKRTAVALDVSEPVAAFWVELAYAAGLLASDGVAEERYAATPKYDEWLELPAAERWVGLASAWLASTRTPGLVGGRDAKDRTLSALGPGLDRSAAVEVRHRVLALLAALPEGASPTQASVLARLQWERPLRSPQSTDDLRTRLARWTLSEAESLGVTGRGALSAQGRALLGLPPATPQDAEPAGPGDKLPVHKRPHPAPESARSPAEQAAAGARAARLLAPLLPEPLDHVLLQADLTAVAPGPLDRPLADTLGVLADVESKGGATVYRFTPGSVRRALDAGRSASDLHAFLAAHSRTPVPQPLTYLIDDVARRHGHLRIGSASAYVRCDDDSMLNEILADKRSQGLRLRRLAPTVLAAQAEPAALLEGLRAMGFAPAAESAEGDVLITRAHAHRTPPRTAPAPVPDGPPVPDATLLGAAVRAIRAGDLASTTPRKPNAADLPGSADLPRTSPAETLATVQAAVLTGEALWIGYVNAEGSATQRVIAPIRVEGGFVTAYDHTADEVRTYPLHRVTGVAELAEDAG